The following proteins come from a genomic window of Bactrocera tryoni isolate S06 chromosome 1, CSIRO_BtryS06_freeze2, whole genome shotgun sequence:
- the LOC120782578 gene encoding afadin isoform X1 has product MTHDRKMLDREAVRSVIQQWNANRLDLFALSEPDENLLFHGVMRFYFQDAGQKVATKCIRVASDATVSDVIDTLIEKFRPDMRMLSVPNYALYEVHANGEERRLNPDEKPLLVQLNWHIDDREGRFLLKNIDQKTTPIEQSDMNFKRKLSKREKKEQKKKEKLAKLNSESAAGGFNGGIVNGGVEGETQVAGKLYTELPETSFTRSISNPEAVMRRRRQQKLEKKLQQFRSRDGGPDTGGTLKIYGESLCQDVPYKTLLLSIRDCAQAVVREMLSKYGLDKADPLHYCLVQVNSDGTEYILDDDECPLSILMNHPTSRGSIMFHVRRRPADSQPRRRKKKPLGASNGANSIASDREGAVLVEVTHSGDGGRRIKLGSDPIEVGSANTNSLQLFGPSIQARHCLISLLEGVCTVTPLHTDALTFVNGHHITQPTILHNGSVVMFGRVASYRFLDSPTDGRYNLALSQSQLDSACLYESRSPTSPGSWNDEDGALNSANKNESGGTSNNSGNGSGGGGMSVTEQSLGMRDQEENKVRSADPLSHASSAAFDGQSIEGNLENETKSISSLKSGGSNSQERSPKMTGSSENQGQEAILPAVLEFPETHQELFLRHIIGELDVNAPHFKLAPVYSLYLCARYRASTHYRPELQPTERAHKLTIFLHHVANLIYTVVQEQYSDPRILAFWMANSSEFLHFLKSDRHISAFSVQAQEVLAESVQTAFRNLVNCFRLELSQTLNQFLSETIDHDSAAGLVLTVLGSAMALLRRCRVNAALTIQLFSQLFHYINVICFNTIVANSHMCTAEWGKVMSERLQLLELWAERQGLELAADCHLAKINQCAQFLQAPKSSVEEIQQLACSCFRLNSLQMSALLQQEKIPRNLVDTAIRMAESVADELTRSDGREVRLEESPELHLALLLPDDGFSCDVVRGIPSGLVDFLNPLQQQGMCRLAAQPTSIGLWTVYMHQFNARSSSAMSNKLPQPEVQVIKLHKNANGMGLSIVAAKGAGQERLGIYIKSVVPGGAADADGRLQAGDQLLRVDGQSLIGITQEKAADYLVRTGPIVTLEVAKQGAIYHGLATLLQQPSPVITRGNRRMSERDLSRMGVADSKNVGPLIPNNHLSNSKSVPALHHHTGSGTISMNASKSRSTHSLITNPNSNFTGGVNSLNNNEQGFYQNLSVYRAQNQSQPILAERPSISLHSAMSTHNGNSSNNGPNPILSPANGTASMHHPAFTSQQQQQLHHSSITSPTGSNNMPPTRPASAYYHNANTVPSTNNNQLQQSLAAQQQQQFMHHPHNMSASSSNLNSGNMTAATLQQYQQQQQQQHHLSQMPPHSSLTMGNRSRSTQNFNRDMQNQHSLRMQQMMAPSMPNISGLYQQQHMSASQSMQNVNMSGVDTGIAYQNGGGADTYMQQPHQQQQQQLQHSPAGQTLRRNPRHELMSQAGGEGAQHSPNPMQQQNFVSLPPKPGSMQQVSPMKQQQQAQQLPPTAPKPHPNRLQQQQYMQHQLQQQQGHQQHHPTYQQSIEDKPPLPPTATHPLFKPTQQITPGMNYVASSIDPPKGGYVPVSSTVAAQNQKNFMGTNPWEREEREKEVEIRREHIRQWREQQIAELSSLPQRTPQQEEQLKTLILERDFERRAQEVEEHEDESETSYEKENLQEAYRLQTSSLQNPLTNFRQTEIKNTTLSDNVGGGSNSASGSLDASPLSSARNSAAGGSDVAPVQQQQQPPPLPNNPPPPVGVNATTVVQPKSILKNNRYDSGNGTAPSSPSKSQKSTSFADDRHLQTEHPISSLAKNLSQLSINSLGSTGGLASTSGAGTSPPHNASVDNAAVPPPPPPERNSSYLIMSQQKLRNSSIGLLKTATSNSADLLNQNQSLVKKANMLNNNAIINNNNNNNNSLNSPTSAVAANSTAVNSNNMAQISTPELSPSGYLSSSGSSNMLLRDNKRVSFHDEENNYTGGSQLYGASATGSSSDMYATNVDNQMPLDLDAILEDRNHRARMFDNTVLETLPTSPDSVLWNTTVQSTPGVIGAQEVYRDPRQRRLAEKQQQQQQRSTEAVPEKLSFKEKMKMFALESGEDNTPKDKLKISRAQRDIDAVH; this is encoded by the exons ATGACACACGATAGAAAAATGCTTGACCGAGAAGCCGTACGTTCTGTCATCCAGCAATGGAATGCGAATCGTTTGGATCTGTTCGCTTTATCCGAACCTGACGAG AATCTTTTATTTCATGGCGTTATGCGTTTTTATTTCCAAGATGCTGGACAAAAAGTGGCAACTAAGTGCATTCGTGTTGCCTCTGACGCAACAGTCTCAGATGTTATTG ATACCCTTATCGAGAAATTCCGTCCCGATATGCGTATGCTCTCAGTGCCAAATTACGCTCTCTATGAGGTGCATGCAAATGGCGAAGAGCGGCGTTTGAACCCTGACGAAAAGCCATTGCTTGTACAATTAAATTGGCATATCGATGATCGTGAGGGTCGGTTCTTGTTAAAAAACATCGACCAAAAAACTACG CCAATCGAACAGTCAGATATGAACTTTAAGCGGAAACTGTCTAAACGCGAAAAGAAggaacaaaaaaagaaagaaaaattggcaaaattgaACTCTGAATCGGCAGCTGGCGGCTTTAACGGTGGCATCGTCAACGGCGGAGTAGAGGGTGAAACCCAGGTGGCTGGCAAACTTTATACTGAACTACCGGAGACATCTTTTACGCGCTCAATTTCAAATCCCGAAGCTGTTATGCGTCGACGACGACAACAAAAGCTTGAAAAGAAGTTACAACAGTTCCGCTCGCGCGACGGCGGACCTGACACCGGCGGTACATTGAAGATTTACGGCGAGAGTCTTTGCCAAGATGTCCCTTACAAAACATTGCTGCTATCAATACGCGACTGTGCGCAAGCAGTCGTCAGGGAAATGCTATCGAAATATGGTTTGGACAAAGCTGATCCCTTACACTATTGTTTGGTGCAG GTGAACAGTGATGGCACAGAGTATATATTGGACGATGATGAGTGCCCGCTATCGATACTGATGAATCACCCAACATCGCGAG GTTCTATTATGTTCCACGTGAGGCGGCGTCCGGCGGACTCTCAACCACGTCGGCGCAAGAAAAAACCGCTAGGTGCTTCAAATGGCGCCAACAGCATAGCCAGCGATCGAGAGGGTGCAGTTTTGGTGGAAGTCACACATAGCGGAGATGGAGGACGTCGCATTAAATTGGGCAGTGACCCAATCGAG gttGGTTCCGCAAACACGAACTCGTTGCAGCTGTTTGGGCCATCGATACAAGCGCGCCATTGTCTGATTTCACTACTGGAGGGTGTTTGCACAGTGACGCCATTGCACACTGATGCATTAACCTTTGTCAATGGCCACCACATAACACAACCAACAATTTTGCAT aaCGGCTCTGTCGTGATGTTTGGACGTGTGGCCTCATACAGATTTTTGGACTCACCAACCGATGGACGCTACAACCTCGCTTTGTCGCAATCACAGCTGGATTCAGCCTGTCTTTATGAAAG TCGTTCACCAACTTCGCCTGGCTCCTGGAACGATGAGGACGGCGCGTTAAACTCA GCAAACAAGAACGAAAGTGGTGGCACCAGCAACAATAGCGGAAATGGCAGCGGAGGTGGAGGTATGAGCGTCACAGAACAATCGTTGGGTATGCGGGATCAAGAAGAAAACAAGGTGCGCTCTGCTGATCCTCTCAGTCACGCTAGCAGCGCGGCCTTCGACGGCCAAAGTATTGAGGGTAATTTGGAAAATGAAACCAAATCCATTTCAAGCTTAAAGTCGGGCGGCTCCAATAGCCAGGAAAG ATCCCCGAAAATGACCGGTAGTTCGGAGAATCAAGGCCAGGAGGCAATTCTACCCGCCGTCTTGGAATTTCCTGAAACACATCAGGAATTATTCCTTAGACACATCATAGGCGAATTGGATGTGAATGCGCCGCATTTCAAGCTGGCGCCAGTGTACTCTCTGTATTTATGTGCCAG ATATCGTGCATCGACGCACTATCGCCCCGAACTGCAGCCCACAGAACGTGCCcacaaattgacaatttttctGCATCATGTGGCCAATTTGATTTACACCGTTGTACAGGAACAATATTCCGATCCACGCATTCTGGCTTTTTGGATGGCCAATAGTTCGGAGTTCTTACACTTCCTGAAATCGGATCGTCATATTAGTGCGTTTAGCGTTCAAGCTCAAGAAGTACTAGCCGAGAGCGTGCAAACTGCGTTTCGAAATTTGGTGAATTGTTTCCGCTTGGAATTGTCGCAGACCTTGAATCAGTTTCTCTCGGAAACCATCGATCACGACTCGGCTGCAGGACTAGTACTCACTGTACTGGGATCCGCAATGGCTTTGCTGCGCCGTTGCCGCGTTAATGCTGCACTAACAATTCAACTTTTCAGCCAGCTTTTCCATTACATCAACGTGATTTGCTTTAATACG ATTGTGGCCAATTCCCACATGTGCACGGCGGAATGGGGGAAGGTTATGTCAGAACGCCTCCAACTTTTGGAGTTATGGGCTGAACGCCAAGGACTGGAACTGGCGGCCGACTGTCACCTGGCAAAGATCAACCAGTGCGCACAGTTTCTCCAAGCACCCAAATCGTCCGTCGAAGAGATACAACAATTGGCTTGTTCCTGCTTCCGTTTGAACTCTTTGCAAATGTCCGCATTGCTGCAGCAAGAAAAGATACCACGAAATTTAGTGGACACTGCAATAAGAATGGCCGAGTCGGTGGCGGACGAGCTTACGCGTTCGGACGGTCGAGAGGTGCGCTTGGAAGAATCGCCAGAATTGCATTTAGCTTTGCTGTTACCCGATGATGGCTTTAGTTGTGATGTTGTACGTGGCATTCCGTCCGGTTTGGTGGATTTCTTGAatccactacaacaacaaggcATGTGTCGACTGGCTGCGCAGCCAACTTCAATTGGTTTGTGGACTGTCTACATGCACCAATTCAAt GCCCGTTCTTCAAGCGCCATGTCCAATAAATTGCCGCAACCTGAGGTTCAGGTAATAAAGCTGCACAAGAACGCCAACGGCATGGGCTTGTCAATAGTAGCAGCAAAAGGCGCAGGCCAGGAGCGTTTAGGCATATATATCAAGAGTGTTGTGCCTGGCGGCGCGGCTGATGCTGACGGTCGTTTGCAAGCAGGAGATCAGCTCTTACGCGTTGACGGCCAGAGCCTGATAGGCATAACTCAAGAAAA AGCGGCTGATTACCTGGTTCGCACTGGTCCTATAGTCACTTTAGAGGTGGCAAAACAAGGCGCCATTTATCACGGTTTAGCCACTTTACTACAACAACCAAGCCCGGTCATAACGCGCG GTAACCGCCGCATGTCTGAACGTGACCTTTCAAGAATGGGCGTAGCCGATTCCAAAAATGTTGGCCCTCTCATACCCAATAATCATTTATCAAATAGTAAATCAGTACCAGCACTACACCATCACACCGGAAGTGGTACTATTT CCATGAATGCTTCGAAATCACGCAGCACCCACAGCCTCATCACCAATCCCAACAGCAACTTCACTGGCGGCGTCAACAGCCTAAACAACAACGAGCAGGGCTTCTATCAGAACTTAAGCGTTTACCGTGCACAAAATCAAAGTCAACCGATTTTAGCCGAAAG ACCGTCAATATCGCTTCATTCCGCAATGAGCACCCACAATGGAAACTCCTCCAACAACGGACCAAATCCAATACTGTCACCAGCAAATGGAACCGCGTCAATGCACCACCCAGCATTTAcatcgcaacaacaacaacaactgcatcACTCATCAATAACTTCCCCAACAGGGTCTAACAACATGCCACCTACCCGCCCAGCGTCCGCATATTATCACAATGCCAACACAGTGCCATCGACAAACAACAATCAACTGCAACAGAGCTtggcagcacaacaacaacaacaatttatgcACCACCCACACAATATGAGTGCAAGCAGCAGCAATTTGAACAGTGGCAACATGACAGCGGCCACCCTTCAGCAgtaccagcagcagcagcaacaacaacatcatttGTCACAAATGCCGCCACACTCCTCATTGACGATGGGAAACCGATCGAGaagcacacaaaatttcaatcgGGATATGCAAAATCAGCATAGCCTGCGTATGCAACAAATGATGGCGCCGTCAATGCCGAACATTAGTGGTTTGTACCAGCAACAACACATGTCTGCCAGTCAGAGCATGCAGAATGTAAATATGAGCGGAGTGGACACGGGTATTGCGTATCAAAATGGCGGCGGAGCTGATACTTATATGCAACAgccacatcaacaacaacaacagcagctgcagCACTCACCAGCTGGTCAAACACTTCGTCGCAATCCACGTCACGAGCTAATGTCGCAGGCTGGCGGTGAAGGTGCGCAACATTCGCCCAACCCAATGCAACAGCAAAACTTTGTATCGCTGCCGCCGAAGCCGGGTAGCATGCAACAAGTGTCCCCGATGAAGCAACAGCAGCAGGCCCAACAACTGCCTCCCACAGCACCGAAACCACACCCAAATCgcttgcaacaacagcaatatatGCAgcaccaactacaacaacaacaaggtcaTCAGCAGCACCATCCGACGTACCAGCAAAGCATTGAGGATAAACCTCCACTGCCGCCAACAGCAACACATCCACTTTTCAAACCCACGCAGCAAATAACACCGGGCATGAATTATGTTGCCAGCTCCATAGATCCACCCAAAGGTGGTTATGTGCCAGTGTCATCCACAGTAGCGGCACAAAACCAGAAAAACTTCATGGGTACCAATCCGTGGGAACGTGAAGAGCGCGAAAAGGAGGTTGAAATTCGACGGGAGCATATACGTCAATGGCGAGAACAACAAATAGCCGAACTCTCGTCCTTGCCACAAAGAACACCACAACAAGAAGAACAGTTAAAGACATTAATTCTGGAACGTGATTTTGAAAGACGCGCGCAGGAGGTGGAAGAGCATGAGGATGAGAGTGAAACTTCgtatgaaaaagaaaatttgcaaGAAGCTTACCGCTTACAAACAAGCTCTTTACAAAATCCGCTGACGAATTTCAgacaaacagaaataaaaaatacaacccTCTCCGACAATGTAGGAGGAGGTTCTAACAGCGCCTCCGGATCTTTAGACGCATCGCCGTTATCATCAGCACGCAATTCAGCAGCTGGTGGATCAGATGTAGCACCggttcaacaacaacaacagccacctCCTTTGCCGAACAATCCACCCCCTCCGGTTGGAGTCAATGCGACAACCGTGGTGCAACCTAAAAGTATTCTGAAGAACAACCGTTATGATAGCGGCAATGGTACGGCACCATCATCGCCATCCAAATCGCAAAAATCAACTAGTTTCGCGGACGATAGACATTTACAAACTGAGCACCCAATTTCAAGTTTGGCCAAGAATCTTTCGCAATTGTCAATAAATAGCCTAGGTTCTACTGGCGGCCTCGCATCCACCTCGGGCGCTGGCACCTCTCCACCACACAATGCCAGTGTAGACAATGCAGCAGTTCCACCGCCTCCACCACCAGAACGGAACAGCTCGTATCTCATAATGTCACAACAAAAATTACGCAACTCTTCCATCGGACTACTAAAGACCGCCACAAGCAATTCCGCTGATTTGCTCAATCAGAATCAGAGCTTGGTGAAGAAGGCTAATATGCTAAATAACAATGCtataatcaataataataataacaacaacaacagcttgaATTCGCCCACATCAGCAGTGGCTGCGAACAGCACGGCGGTGAACAGCAACAATATGGCCCAAATTTCCACACCAGAACTGTCGCCGTCAGGCTACCTGAGCAGCAGCGGCAGTAGCAACATGTTGTTGCGGGATAATAAGCGCGTCTCATTCCATGACGAGGAGAACAACTACACGGGAGGTTCACAGTTGTATGGAGCAAGCGCCACAGGGTCGTCTTCCGACATGTACGCCACAAATGTCGACAACCAAATGCCTCTAGACCTGGATGCCATACTGGAGGATAGGAAC CATCGCGCGCGTATGTTCGACAACACGGTCTTAGAAACATTGCCAACTTCACCGGATTCTGTTCTCTGGAATACAACAGTGCAATCCACTCCAGGTGTTATTGGAGCACAAGAAGTATACAG GGATCCCCGCCAACGACGGCTTGCcgaaaaacagcagcaacagcaacaacgcagTACCGAAGCTGTCCCAGAGAAATTGTCGTTCaaagagaaaatgaaaatgtttgccTTAGAATCGGGAGAGGACAACACGCCTAAAGACAAACTGAAAATCTCACGAGCACAACGAGACATCGACGCTGTACACTGA